A section of the Pimelobacter simplex genome encodes:
- a CDS encoding sigma-70 family RNA polymerase sigma factor, with the protein MSTVTAFKPLDVGPAERKARTARLLAAARDLTGAERDRLLEEVIVLNIPVARSLASRYRNRGQGLDELEQVACLALTRAVQGFDPERGDDLLVFAVPSILGELKRHFRSVSWAVRPPRRIQEIRPRLVAAEDELTQQLGRPPHADELADELACPVTEVEEAWSCGDLAHAASLDEPIAATGSPLGDLLPDDDPGFERSEAVVMLGPACRRLKPRDRWILRMRFYEQLTQQEIADELGVTQVQVSRLLQRIFTDLRRSLGHEDRAPSAA; encoded by the coding sequence GTGTCCACCGTTACTGCCTTCAAACCTCTCGATGTCGGTCCGGCCGAGCGCAAGGCCCGCACCGCCCGACTTCTCGCCGCCGCCCGTGATCTCACGGGCGCCGAGCGCGATCGCCTCCTCGAGGAGGTCATCGTGCTCAACATCCCGGTCGCCCGTTCTCTCGCGTCGCGCTACCGCAACCGCGGTCAGGGCCTCGACGAGCTCGAGCAGGTGGCCTGCCTCGCCCTGACCCGCGCGGTCCAGGGCTTCGACCCCGAGCGCGGTGACGACCTCCTGGTCTTCGCCGTGCCGAGCATCCTGGGCGAGCTGAAGAGACACTTCCGCTCGGTCTCCTGGGCGGTCCGGCCCCCGCGCCGGATCCAGGAGATCCGGCCGCGCCTGGTCGCCGCCGAGGACGAGCTCACCCAGCAGCTCGGCCGGCCGCCCCACGCCGACGAGCTCGCCGACGAGCTCGCCTGCCCGGTCACCGAGGTCGAGGAGGCCTGGTCCTGCGGGGACCTGGCCCACGCCGCCTCGCTGGACGAGCCGATCGCCGCGACCGGAAGCCCGCTCGGCGACCTGCTGCCGGACGACGACCCCGGTTTCGAGCGCAGCGAGGCCGTGGTGATGCTCGGCCCGGCCTGCCGCCGGCTCAAGCCGCGCGACCGGTGGATCCTGCGGATGCGGTTCTACGAGCAGCTCACCCAGCAGGAGATCGCCGACGAGCTCGGTGTCACCCAGGTCCAGGTCTCGCGCCTCCTCCAGCGGATCTTCACCGACCTGCGGCGCTCGCTCGGCCACGAGGACCGCGCGCCCTCCGCCGCCTAG
- a CDS encoding PAS and ANTAR domain-containing protein, which translates to MTTQRAEAPRQTGRFVYHVATEAWEWDDDVSAIHGYAPGEAEPTTELIMQHKHEQDRPLFQATLSQAIADGEPFNVYYRILVHDQVRYVVLAGEGQYDGDRSGGRADRLVGYYLDLTPELEAETSAAADAAVAASAKARDTIEQAKGILMLGYGLDADAAFAMLKWWSRNRNVKVREVAERLIQVAREGHVSHPGLRRLLDALLDDLTASRTH; encoded by the coding sequence ATGACGACGCAACGGGCGGAAGCGCCCCGCCAGACCGGGCGATTCGTGTACCACGTCGCCACGGAGGCCTGGGAGTGGGACGACGACGTCTCGGCGATCCACGGCTACGCGCCGGGCGAGGCCGAGCCCACGACCGAGCTGATCATGCAGCACAAGCACGAGCAGGACCGCCCGCTCTTCCAGGCCACGCTGAGCCAGGCCATCGCCGACGGCGAGCCGTTCAACGTCTACTACCGGATCCTGGTCCACGACCAGGTCCGCTACGTCGTGCTCGCCGGCGAGGGTCAGTACGACGGCGACCGCTCCGGCGGCCGCGCCGACCGCCTGGTCGGCTACTACCTCGACCTCACCCCCGAGCTGGAGGCCGAGACCAGCGCCGCCGCCGACGCCGCGGTGGCGGCCTCGGCCAAGGCGCGCGACACGATCGAGCAGGCCAAGGGCATCCTGATGCTCGGCTACGGCCTCGACGCCGACGCGGCCTTCGCCATGCTCAAGTGGTGGTCGCGCAACCGCAACGTCAAGGTGCGGGAGGTCGCCGAGCGGCTGATCCAAGTGGCTCGGGAGGGGCATGTCAGCCACCCGGGTCTGCGCCGTCTGCTGGACGCGCTGCTCGACGACCTCACCGCCAGCCGAACGCACTGA
- a CDS encoding DUF6328 family protein — MDRRDRPPQQITRNLNELLQELRVMQTGVQILTGFLLTVPFTERFTSLTGFQQRVYLGILVAAVLTTLVIVAPVCYHRLLFRQGERDWIVRAAHLCGLAGLAGLALVSTAVVLLVFDVVLGRTEALTAAAAVALAFIVMWAVVPLSGRDRPR; from the coding sequence ATGGACCGCCGGGACCGGCCGCCGCAGCAGATCACCCGCAACCTCAACGAGCTGCTGCAGGAGCTGCGCGTCATGCAGACGGGCGTGCAGATCCTCACCGGCTTCCTGCTCACGGTGCCCTTCACCGAGCGGTTCACGTCGCTGACCGGCTTCCAGCAGCGGGTGTACCTCGGCATCCTCGTCGCGGCGGTGCTCACCACCCTCGTGATCGTCGCGCCCGTCTGCTACCACCGCCTCCTGTTCCGGCAGGGCGAGCGGGACTGGATCGTGCGGGCCGCGCACCTGTGCGGCCTGGCTGGGCTGGCCGGCCTGGCGCTCGTCTCCACCGCGGTGGTGCTGCTGGTCTTCGACGTCGTCCTCGGCCGGACCGAGGCCCTGACCGCCGCGGCGGCGGTCGCGCTGGCGTTCATCGTGATGTGGGCGGTGGTCCCGCTCTCCGGGCGGGACCGCCCACGGTGA
- a CDS encoding DUF7218 family protein: MPRKTPGPSVKNPDAYEALRDDGASKEKAARISNAMAAEGASTVGRRGGKAEPYEEWTVAELRKRASELGIEGRSYMKKARLVRALREH, encoded by the coding sequence ATGCCCCGCAAGACCCCCGGACCCAGTGTCAAGAACCCCGACGCCTACGAGGCGCTGCGCGACGACGGCGCCAGCAAGGAGAAGGCCGCCCGGATCTCCAACGCCATGGCTGCCGAGGGTGCCTCGACGGTCGGCCGCCGCGGCGGCAAGGCCGAGCCCTACGAGGAGTGGACCGTCGCCGAGCTGCGCAAGCGCGCCAGCGAGCTCGGCATCGAGGGCCGCTCGTACATGAAGAAGGCGCGCCTGGTCAGGGCGCTGCGCGAGCACTAG
- a CDS encoding dolichyl-phosphate-mannose--protein mannosyltransferase encodes MTVTGLSRTALGQRVPLAVERAVNPLRRLGRREKLVGWLAPIALTLLAFALRVVGLGNPHRFAFDETYYAKDAWSLLNNGYIQTYVADADGNTKTDINADILSGHTQGIWTGDPSLAVHPDVGKWLIALGEKAFGMDPFGWRIASAVAGALMVLVICRLVRRMTGSTMLGCVAGTLLMLDGLHFVLSRLALLDIFLALFLLCAVSCLVADRDWHRARLARLARRTDDGVALSGWGPRILFRPWLLAAGVCFGLAIGTKWTAAYPLAALGVMCWLWSANARRSLGIRWAVAKGALVDGIPAFLQLVIVAILVYIATWGGWLAHADQYEEHLSSTQYRQYTGQGHCAKDDDSYVATNLDTSKKWPTATEKDASGLGEVWQSLRSLWYYHQDVYTFHTHFLNCSTHFYESKPSGWLLINRPVGVAVTNDIPPSTPGCDAPAGSDCIKQVLLIPTPVLWWGGVVALLFSVVMWIGARDWRYGLAVVGALSTWLPWLMYDERPIFLFYAIAVLPFTVIAITLSIGTLIGPSRAPSARRTAGVIVGGAFVILTLVNFAWFYPIWTNQMLTHREWLDRIWFSRWI; translated from the coding sequence GTGACCGTGACCGGCCTCTCCCGCACCGCGCTCGGGCAGCGCGTGCCGCTGGCCGTCGAACGCGCGGTGAACCCGCTGCGCCGGCTCGGGCGCCGCGAGAAGCTCGTCGGCTGGCTCGCCCCGATCGCGCTCACCCTGCTGGCGTTCGCGCTGCGGGTGGTCGGGCTCGGCAACCCGCACCGGTTCGCCTTCGACGAGACGTACTACGCCAAGGACGCGTGGTCGCTGCTCAACAACGGCTACATCCAGACCTACGTCGCCGACGCCGACGGCAACACCAAGACCGACATCAACGCCGACATCCTCTCCGGGCACACCCAGGGGATCTGGACCGGCGACCCGTCGCTCGCGGTGCACCCGGACGTCGGCAAGTGGCTGATCGCGCTCGGCGAGAAGGCCTTCGGCATGGACCCGTTCGGCTGGCGGATCGCCTCCGCCGTCGCGGGCGCGCTGATGGTGCTGGTGATCTGCCGCCTGGTCCGCCGGATGACCGGGTCCACCATGCTCGGCTGCGTCGCCGGCACGCTGCTCATGCTCGACGGCCTGCACTTCGTGCTGTCGCGGCTGGCGTTGCTCGACATCTTCCTCGCGCTGTTCCTGCTCTGTGCGGTGTCCTGCCTCGTCGCGGACCGCGACTGGCACCGAGCACGACTGGCCAGGCTCGCCCGTCGTACGGACGACGGGGTGGCGCTGAGCGGGTGGGGCCCGCGGATCCTGTTCCGGCCGTGGCTGCTCGCCGCCGGCGTCTGCTTCGGCCTCGCGATCGGGACCAAGTGGACGGCGGCCTACCCCCTCGCCGCGCTGGGCGTGATGTGCTGGCTGTGGAGCGCCAACGCGCGCCGCTCGCTCGGCATCCGCTGGGCCGTCGCCAAGGGCGCGCTCGTCGACGGCATCCCGGCGTTCCTGCAGCTGGTGATCGTCGCGATCCTCGTCTACATCGCCACCTGGGGCGGCTGGCTCGCGCACGCCGACCAGTACGAGGAGCACCTCAGCTCGACGCAGTACCGCCAGTACACGGGGCAGGGCCACTGCGCCAAGGACGACGACTCCTACGTCGCCACGAACCTCGACACCTCCAAGAAGTGGCCGACCGCGACCGAGAAGGACGCGAGCGGCCTGGGCGAGGTGTGGCAGTCGCTGCGCTCGCTCTGGTACTACCACCAGGACGTCTACACGTTCCACACGCACTTCCTGAACTGCTCGACGCACTTCTACGAGTCGAAACCGTCGGGGTGGCTGCTCATCAACCGGCCCGTCGGGGTGGCCGTCACCAACGACATCCCGCCGAGCACGCCGGGCTGCGACGCCCCCGCCGGCAGCGACTGCATCAAGCAGGTCCTGCTCATCCCCACGCCCGTGCTGTGGTGGGGCGGCGTCGTCGCGCTGCTGTTCTCGGTCGTGATGTGGATCGGCGCGCGCGACTGGCGCTACGGACTGGCGGTGGTCGGGGCGTTGTCGACCTGGCTGCCCTGGCTCATGTACGACGAACGCCCGATCTTCCTGTTCTACGCGATCGCCGTGCTGCCCTTCACCGTCATCGCGATCACGCTCAGCATCGGGACCCTGATCGGGCCCTCGCGCGCGCCCTCGGCACGTCGTACGGCGGGGGTGATCGTGGGTGGGGCGTTCGTGATCCTGACGCTGGTGAACTTCGCGTGGTTCTACCCGATCTGGACCAACCAGATGCTGACGCACCGGGAGTGGCTCGACCGGATCTGGTTCTCCCGCTGGATATAG
- the rsmI gene encoding 16S rRNA (cytidine(1402)-2'-O)-methyltransferase produces the protein MRKPTQPVCKDRDVSGVLVLAGTPIGQVGDAPPRLAAELAGADVVAAEDTRRLRRLVTDLGIELSGRVVSYFEGNEAARTPSLVEALVAGERVVLVTDAGMPSVSDPGYRLVAAAVEAGVRVTAVPGPSAVLTALAVSGLPVDRFCFEGFLPRKAGERSRRLADLAGEQRTMVFFEAPHRTEAALAAMRDAFGPDRAAVVCRELTKTHEEVRRDGLAALVDWAAEGIRGEVTIVVTGATPGTAVASDPDSLRAAVAALEESGMRRKEAIAAVAVQAGLPKRDVYQVVHIDG, from the coding sequence ATGCGGAAGCCTACGCAACCGGTCTGCAAGGATCGGGACGTGAGTGGAGTCCTGGTGCTGGCGGGCACGCCGATCGGTCAGGTGGGCGACGCCCCGCCCCGGCTCGCCGCCGAGCTCGCGGGCGCCGATGTGGTCGCTGCCGAGGACACCCGCCGCCTGCGCCGCCTGGTCACCGACCTCGGCATCGAGCTCAGCGGGCGCGTGGTGTCGTACTTCGAGGGCAACGAGGCCGCGCGGACGCCGTCGCTCGTCGAGGCGCTGGTCGCCGGCGAGCGCGTGGTGCTGGTGACCGACGCGGGGATGCCGAGTGTCTCCGACCCGGGCTACCGCCTGGTCGCGGCGGCGGTCGAGGCCGGCGTACGGGTGACCGCGGTGCCCGGGCCGTCCGCCGTCCTCACGGCGCTGGCCGTGTCGGGACTGCCGGTCGACCGGTTCTGCTTCGAGGGCTTCCTGCCGCGCAAGGCGGGGGAGCGGTCCCGGCGGCTCGCGGACCTCGCCGGCGAGCAGCGCACGATGGTGTTCTTCGAGGCGCCGCACCGCACCGAGGCCGCGCTGGCCGCGATGCGCGACGCCTTCGGCCCCGACCGGGCCGCCGTCGTGTGCCGGGAGCTGACCAAGACCCACGAGGAGGTACGCCGCGACGGGCTCGCCGCGCTCGTCGACTGGGCGGCCGAGGGGATCCGCGGCGAGGTGACCATCGTCGTCACCGGCGCGACCCCCGGCACCGCCGTCGCCTCCGACCCGGACAGCCTGCGTGCGGCCGTGGCCGCGCTCGAGGAGTCCGGCATGCGGCGCAAGGAGGCGATCGCCGCGGTCGCCGTGCAGGCTGGACTCCCCAAGCGCGACGTCTACCAGGTGGTGCACATCGATGGTTGA
- a CDS encoding alpha/beta fold hydrolase produces the protein MVELTTPARITTVQRDGLVLDVLDEGPIDGEVVVLLHGFPERADCWRLVAPILREAGYRTLAMDQRGYSRGARPKRRRDYRMTELLGDVRALAEQAGGRVHVVGHDWGAIPAWLIAMHHPELVASLTAVSVPHPQAFLTSMVRSTQGLKSWYMLAFQVPFLPERLARTPGGFLDKQLRTAGMTADDIARFRAEIVDDGALTTALHWYRALPLADPRLTRRKVTVPTTMVWSDDDIALGRWGVERTAGLVDAPYRFVELNGISHWIPTQAPEALASAILDRVRSTAS, from the coding sequence ATGGTTGAGCTCACGACCCCGGCCCGGATCACGACCGTCCAGCGCGACGGCCTCGTGCTCGACGTCCTCGACGAGGGCCCGATCGACGGTGAGGTCGTGGTGCTGCTCCACGGCTTCCCCGAGCGTGCCGACTGCTGGCGCCTGGTGGCGCCGATCCTCCGCGAGGCGGGCTACCGCACGCTCGCGATGGACCAGCGCGGCTACTCCCGAGGCGCCCGTCCGAAGCGGCGCCGCGACTACCGGATGACCGAGCTGCTCGGCGACGTCCGCGCGCTCGCCGAGCAGGCCGGCGGCCGGGTGCACGTCGTGGGCCACGACTGGGGAGCCATCCCCGCCTGGCTCATCGCGATGCACCACCCCGAGCTCGTCGCGAGCCTCACGGCCGTGTCGGTGCCGCACCCGCAGGCGTTCCTGACCTCGATGGTGCGCTCCACCCAGGGCCTGAAGTCCTGGTACATGCTGGCGTTCCAGGTGCCCTTCCTGCCCGAGCGGCTGGCCCGCACGCCCGGCGGCTTCCTCGACAAGCAGCTGCGGACCGCCGGCATGACCGCCGACGACATCGCCCGCTTCCGCGCGGAGATCGTCGACGACGGCGCGCTGACCACCGCGCTCCACTGGTACCGCGCGCTGCCGCTGGCCGACCCGCGGCTGACCCGGCGCAAGGTCACCGTGCCGACCACGATGGTGTGGAGCGACGACGACATCGCGCTGGGTCGCTGGGGCGTCGAGCGCACCGCGGGCCTGGTGGACGCGCCGTACCGGTTCGTCGAGCTCAACGGGATCTCGCACTGGATCCCCACCCAGGCGCCCGAGGCGCTGGCCTCGGCGATCCTCGACCGCGTCCGCTCCACGGCGTCGTGA
- a CDS encoding TatD family hydrolase: MSTDERPPVPEPLPHPVVDNHCHLDIGRGDAPWDAREAIDAAAAVGVRRIVQIGCDLPGARWAVAAAEEHPELVAGVALHPNEAPRILEHDGRAALEAAWDEIERLAGAHPKVRAVGETGLDSFRTGDDGRAVQVESFRRHVDLAKRLDKTLVIHDRETHDEVLEVLDSESVPDRWVMHCFSGDAAFARACLDRGAYLSFAGTVTFKNAAPLREALRIVPRDRLLVETDAPYLTPMPYRGRTNASYLVPVTVRAMAAERGEDLGELCGAIDAATEAAFGGSW, encoded by the coding sequence GTGAGCACCGACGAGCGTCCGCCCGTCCCGGAGCCGCTGCCGCACCCCGTCGTCGACAACCACTGCCACCTCGACATCGGCCGGGGCGATGCGCCCTGGGACGCGCGCGAGGCGATCGACGCCGCGGCCGCGGTCGGCGTACGCCGGATCGTGCAGATCGGCTGCGACCTGCCCGGCGCCCGCTGGGCGGTCGCCGCGGCCGAGGAGCACCCCGAGCTCGTCGCCGGGGTCGCGCTGCACCCCAACGAGGCGCCGCGGATCCTCGAGCACGACGGCCGTGCCGCCCTGGAGGCCGCGTGGGACGAGATCGAGCGGCTCGCCGGCGCCCACCCCAAGGTGCGCGCGGTGGGGGAGACCGGTCTCGACTCGTTCCGCACTGGGGACGACGGCCGCGCGGTGCAGGTGGAGTCGTTCCGCCGCCACGTCGACCTGGCCAAGCGGCTCGACAAGACGCTCGTCATCCACGACCGCGAGACCCACGACGAGGTCCTCGAGGTGCTCGACAGCGAGAGTGTGCCGGACCGCTGGGTGATGCACTGCTTCTCCGGCGACGCGGCGTTCGCGCGGGCCTGCCTGGACCGCGGTGCCTATCTCTCGTTCGCGGGGACGGTGACCTTCAAGAACGCGGCGCCGCTGCGCGAGGCGCTGCGGATCGTGCCGCGCGACCGGCTTCTCGTCGAGACCGACGCGCCCTACCTGACGCCGATGCCCTACCGCGGGCGCACCAATGCGTCGTACCTGGTGCCGGTGACGGTGCGCGCGATGGCGGCCGAGCGGGGCGAGGACCTGGGCGAGCTGTGCGGCGCGATCGACGCTGCGACCGAGGCTGCGTTCGGTGGTTCCTGGTAG
- a CDS encoding resuscitation-promoting factor gives MRLARHDLAQSLKGTVLKLAHSRVALTATVATVLVAVSAVTWGYSAMTTEVTLSVDGKPRAVSTMGDTVGDVLRDEGIEVSDRDVVQPGLDEEIRSGDKIAVLYSRPIELTVDGETSTHWVTATDVDGALAQIGTVYADSRLSTSRGMTIDRGGAEIDVVTPKKLTFALAGKKPITREVPALTVEEALTAVGVELDAQDRTRPARDAAIADGDRIVFTDIEVRQRKVAGEVVGAPVKEIEDDAMFKGETKVVEAGADGRRDVTYKVTVRNGEVVRRVVLTADVTRKPTTKVVRVGTKEQVTANYAGGNTVWDRLAQCESGGNWAINTGNGYYGGLQFNAGTWRAYGGTGLPHQASRETQIAIATKVRNASGGYGAWPGCAAKLGLPR, from the coding sequence GTGCGACTTGCACGTCACGACCTTGCCCAGTCCCTCAAGGGAACCGTTCTGAAGCTGGCCCACAGCAGGGTCGCCCTCACCGCCACCGTCGCCACCGTTCTCGTGGCCGTCTCGGCGGTCACCTGGGGCTACTCGGCGATGACCACGGAGGTCACCCTCTCGGTCGACGGCAAGCCGCGCGCCGTGTCCACGATGGGTGACACCGTCGGCGACGTGCTCCGGGACGAGGGCATCGAGGTGTCCGACCGCGACGTCGTCCAGCCGGGTCTGGACGAGGAGATCCGCTCCGGCGACAAGATCGCGGTGCTCTACAGCCGCCCGATCGAGCTCACCGTCGACGGCGAGACCAGCACCCACTGGGTCACCGCCACCGATGTCGACGGCGCGCTCGCCCAGATCGGCACGGTGTACGCCGACAGCCGGCTCTCCACCAGCCGCGGCATGACGATCGACCGCGGCGGCGCCGAGATCGACGTCGTCACCCCCAAGAAGCTCACCTTCGCGCTGGCCGGCAAGAAGCCGATCACCCGCGAGGTCCCCGCGCTCACCGTCGAGGAGGCGCTGACCGCGGTCGGCGTCGAGCTCGACGCCCAGGACCGCACCCGCCCGGCCCGCGACGCCGCGATCGCCGACGGCGACCGGATCGTCTTCACCGACATCGAGGTCCGCCAGCGCAAGGTCGCCGGCGAGGTCGTCGGTGCCCCGGTCAAGGAGATCGAGGACGACGCCATGTTCAAGGGCGAGACCAAGGTCGTCGAGGCCGGCGCCGACGGTCGTCGCGACGTCACCTACAAGGTCACCGTCCGCAACGGCGAGGTCGTCCGGCGCGTCGTACTGACCGCCGACGTGACCCGCAAGCCCACGACCAAGGTCGTCCGGGTCGGCACCAAGGAGCAGGTCACCGCCAACTACGCCGGCGGCAACACCGTCTGGGACCGCCTCGCCCAGTGCGAGTCCGGCGGCAACTGGGCCATCAACACCGGCAACGGCTACTACGGCGGCCTCCAGTTCAACGCCGGCACCTGGCGCGCCTACGGCGGCACCGGCCTCCCGCACCAGGCCTCCCGCGAGACCCAGATCGCCATCGCGACCAAGGTCCGCAACGCCTCCGGCGGCTACGGCGCCTGGCCCGGCTGCGCCGCCAAGCTCGGCCTCCCCCGCTGA